The region tttcttctccttttgttAAATGCTTTCTTACTTGGATTTTCTTGTTTGGAGCTGGTCTGTGTTCTGTCAGCAAACAACAGTTGTATCAGAGAAACATACTGAaaagtttttcaaaataatacaGCCTGATTATCCATAACTTGGCAACTACCCACCACACCTGGGACCAAGGTATAATCTTTTGAAAGAGCACTAACAAGGGTTTCCATGGATACAGCAGCACATCTCACTTCTTGGAGGTAAAACTCAACATCAAGTCTAGTGCAGCACCTCTAAGGAGCCACTGACTGAGATCCACTTTTATGCTCTCACTCCCTGTGGAAGGACTAAAGCAAGTCAAATGGTCAAAACCATCTCAGACAGCTGCAGGCCAGCCAGGCTCTGGCCTCCCAGGACAGAAGGCCAGAGATTTAGCCTAGCTTTAAACTTCCTCGCTCTCAGCCTTACCTGTATTCCCTTTAATCAACTGAAACTTTTCCTGGCCTTGCCAAAATCCTGTCCTTCCTGGAGGATACTCCTTACAAAATACTTTTCCCTCCTAATTCCATTTGCTGGTCACCTTGTTTTCCTTGGTAGTTCCTGTGGTTCCAGAATGACAACTTCTTCCTCCTCACTGTCAGACAGTACAATGGGTTCACctaaaaaacacacaaaccccaCCAACCCCAAACCTCTGATCAGTTTTGTACAAACAACCTCTGTAAGTAATAaccacagtatttttaaataaccatTCAGAGGGGCTACTGATCCATTTGGAGCCCTCCCTATACTGCAGAAATCAAGTTTTGAAAAGAACTGACCAGGTCAAGTGGAATCAGCAAACATGTAAAGTGCAACAATGGTTCTTTCTTCCTAAGGACCTTTCACATTTTAATTCTGAACTGCTGATAAAGTGATAATAATAAGATCTGATATTAAGAAAGACAAATACTTACTAGTCTTAGCTTCCCTCGGTGTACTTGTATCCTCAGTTTCCACTTTCTCACATTCAAAAGCAGCTGCCTcactttcaccttcttcttccgCAGCTTCTTCCTTCTCAGATTCTTCAAGGTCTCCCCAGGAGCTCTCTATTCCTTCCCCAATCTGGGCTGTCCCAGGAGTGTGCAATACTGGAGTGGCAAAACTACAGGGAGTTAAGAAAAACCTTGGTGTTTGCTGGTAAAATTCCTTGTATTCTGAAAGCAAACCAGGCAGTTTATAAGCAGGAGAAAACAGCCCTACGGGGGAGTTCAGAGTGCCACTTCTCTAGTCGCTCTAATAATCACAGTTCTGACCTCAGCTCTGCACTTCAGACAAGGAATTAAAAGCAGACTTAACCAAGACCAGGAAGCTGTTTCCTTTCAAAGTTATGTGGCTGCCTAAGCTATGAGGCATCTAAGATGTAGGTTTAGCCCGGTTTTCCCCTGAGAAACACCCTGGAAAAGATACACTTCTGAAGGAGGGTCAGCTTTAGCGATGATTTCTCCAGCCTGTTCTTCTACATCATTGGTGTCCACAGCAGCACTCTCCATTTTGAAGGTAGTGATCCTTTGGTTGGGGATGGATTCAGCAAAGCCAAacttcctgccttccttcctggTCATTTAGAGACAGACATTATTTCAGGATAACCCAAAAATTGTTTCTCTCTTTAAGTTCAAACATACAAATGCTtgctatttaaaacaaacacaagtgAAGACAATTTGCTGCTGAAACCACAAGCTGACATTAGTTTTcactacattttttaaaatctccatTTCCATTCCTTCCTGTAACACTCACCTGGCTTTCTGGTCGTTTTCCAAGGCTTTCTGAATCAGTTCTGTTATTTCTGCGACCTTAACAGCTGTTATTTTACTGCATCTCAGAATCTGTTTGTTACACATACAGAAAACAGCTTACAACCAGGAAAGCAAGATGTTTTTAACTAAAACTGTAGAGCATCATAAGAATCACAGGAATTAAATCACAGGAATTACAAACACTTACAATATGGCACCTTAGAATGAGGGACTGGATTCACTGAGACTTGTGCAAAAAGTTAACAGCCTCCAGAGTGCAATTGGAAATAATTTGCAGGCTTTTTCAGCCAAAtcatatggaaaataaaaagatgcatATCTGACCAAAAACCATGCTTTTCCTACATCACTTCTGCAGCGTGGTACCAGTACTATGCTCTTCCACTAAGATAAAAAAGACATcatcttttccaataaaatCAGACAGTTAATTGATTTCTCAGCTTGCAAACGTCATGGATATTTCCACATcaagactgcagcacagaaaccagTTTATAGACCACAGAAGGACTGGTCAAGGCAAAGGTTtacctgctcctgcagcagggagaccACTCCGCTGGACTGGATGGTACAAATTTCATGGTGTTTGTTCATGGCAATTACAAGGAGCCCATCCATCACCCGCTCCTCACGTTCAGTCGGATCCACCAATAAATAGGTCCTAGAATCAAAGTTTGAAATATGAAGCAACAGTAGAAATTCAAGACATCTTACTACCCTTAAACATAATTAAACAAAGGAATTGGTTTGCATATTAGTAACTATGGGTACACGAGACTTATACCCCTTATATGGGTATATAAGATGTCAAAATCTTACCCTTGATGGAAGAAGGCAAAACTGACACAAATGGGCATGTGGTGGATACTCAAGGGGACAGGATCACGTTCCTCAGGAGTGTACTTTGAAAGGAATTGGGCCCAGAACAGTTATTTATGAAACTcgtttaattttaaaattacatttaaggAAATCAGAAGAAAACCATAAAACCCACAACTTACCACGGTTACTTCCTCTCCTTGCACAGACACATCTGGCCTGCGAAAATGACACAGAGCTACAATCCCTGCTATGCTGGCAGCATCAGTGATGTTGCCATCGTGGTTTAACAGGTGCATGTCCAGCCGAATTTGCCAAACctgagaaaaatacaaaaaaatacagaaactgtTCGATTCTACAGAAgttatggtttgtttttttttttttttttcaaaactagTTCATGTTTttgaaccagaaaaaaaaccagcctgtATGCCTTAAATCTTTGATTAAGAAGATGAGAGATCTTGGTATATTTCAAGATACCCGCTGTGCCAGATTTAATTATGACGAAATATGTAGCACTTCACCACAATTTAAACACCATTTTGTAGGGTCCCAGCTACTTCAGAAAGCCTCTGTAGACATGCAAGTTAAAAACACCTCTCAAATCAGATGAGTGGCTCTTTACAGCAATCTAAAATCTGTACTTCTACTATCCAACACAAGACAGAGACCAACTTTAAACTGGACTACATGTATCTTTTAGTTTAAACCCACCAGAAAGTAATTAAGTTTTCCCACCTTTTCACCAGCAACAACGCAGAGAGATTCGGTGTCAATGCATTTGGAATCTCTGAAGCATCGCTCCAGCAGCCTGTTCAGTGACACCAGTAACTCGGACTGTCTGTTGGAACAAAATTAACCTAAACTTAATATGATTACAGAGGGGTTTATGCCCTCCTTGCTTAGTCCTTTTAGGACATTCACTACCTGCCAGGGTCCAGCCCAGGTGCAGCCATGGGTGAGAGCTCCAGATTAAAGAAGAGAACACCTTCAGTGGGCCGACTGGGCTTAGGGGGAACAAGTTCACACGAGACCTGTGCAAGAACCCTGCCAAGGCAAAGAAAGCACCAAGTCACAGAACGTACCAGGGAAAATCTAGAAACAAAACACATACTTGGGGAAAAAGCATGTGGTTAGGGTTTTAGTTTGTAATTCTCACTCCTGACAGCTTCTTGTTCAACGCCTGTCCTACACATTCAAACTTTGGTCAACAACCGAAAGAACCTAATGTAAGAACTAGAACATGCTCCTTTTGGGACTAAAAACATTACTTGAACACATGAGAAACTgtcatgaaatatttatgtaagTGCATCTATTTCACTTTTatacaggcaaaaaaaaaggtcttCTGGTTTGGGGAAGAATGCAAAATACGAGATCAGTGAACAAAAGGATGAAAACTTGGGAACAATTCTGCATTTTATAAAACTGTTTGTAACTAAAATCATCACGGAAACCCCATCCCTTTCCCGCTACCTTCCTTTCCATCTTCTCCTCTTTGCTCCTACTCTTGAAATACTACGGCTTTAAGGCTTGAAAGGCTAAAACCTGTTTACAGAGAACTCTGCGGCTTGGGAACCTCAGGCTCCATTCGACCCGCGGCCGAGGCCCCGCGCCCACCTGGTCCTGCCCAGCTCCACGATGCAGCAGCCGCGGTCGGCGCCGAAGGAGACGCGGATGTTGCGGTAGTCGTAGCATTGCCTCCCGTCCAGGCGCTGCGGGCATACACGGACACACACACGGAGAGGGTTAGCGCGCCATGCCCGGCATGCGACGGGACCGCGGGGGCGGAGCGCATCTCGGGAACAGGGGAAGGGGACGGGAAAAGGGATCGGGAAAAGGCCAGGGAGCGGGAGGCCGGCGCCGCACCTTCTTCTCCTGGATGACGCGCAGCAGGAAGCGGCGCTCGCAGTTGGAGAGCGGCGTCGCCTTCATGGCCGCGCCGTGAGGGGCAGCGCGCGGATGAGGGGGCTGTGTGCGTCATCACCGCGCGCCGCTCGGATTGGGGTGTGCGTCATCACCGCGCGCCGCGCGTGCCCAGCCCGCACGCGCCCGTCCCTGCCCCGGGCCACGCCCCCTCGGGGATGGCGCGTCCCTCAGGGACCGCTCCGGTGCCGACGACGCTCTGTTGGGAAAACCTGCTGTCATGATATCTAGGCTAAACCTGCGCCGACTCTGCTTCATGCTGTGTCCCCCAGTCCCGTCCCTGGCCACCAGAGTGCAGAGATCGGCAcctgcccctcctctccccGCTCCCGAGCATGCTGcggtctcccctcagtctcctcctgcCGCACAGACCAAGTGTCCTCAGCCGCCCCTCACCcggcttcccctccagaccctgCAGCATCTTCTCCAAATTAATGTCTTCAGACTTCCCCAGCTTAGCGTCTTTTCCGTgttgtggtgcccaaaactgctcACAACACCCGAGGAGGAGCcgcagcagagcagggtgtgcGCCTCAGCCATGAGGTGACACATACAGAGGCGGCGTGAGCTGATGCCGGAGTGCCGGCCGTCGAGAAAGCCGTctggaatttaaaaaagcaaagcaaacaaaaccacaaaacatgCATGCCAGGCATTTTGAGTGGTTAACGCTATTGTGGTGCCCAGCCCTCAAGGTGCGAAtgccctgcagccctcaggAAAGAGCCCGGCCGCTATGAGGAACACGGCGGGCGGTGCTGCATGCCAAAAATGCAGCCAAGACATCCAGTCTGCCAGAAAAACATCCCTCCCTGCTCTTCTGAAATGTTGCCCGTAAGTTAAAAGACCTTTACAAGTGGCTTTTATGCTTAGTTTGAGCTAAAACAAGAGAATCGATTATCTTCCTGTGATAAATAGCCATAACTGGTGCTGACAAAATTTAAACagtaatcaatattttaaagcagtagttaaaatgtaactttttagGAGAAGAGGGAGGGGGAAGTTTCCCCCCCCTTTCTCCCGCAGATGTTCAGTAGAGAGGAAGAAACTGAGATAACAAAGCTATATTTATCTGGAGATGGAAAAGTTTTGAGAAAAATCCCGGGAAAtgtcaattaaaataaatttattgcCTCCGTGTACCATGAAATTATTCGGAAGTGCATATATAGTATTTACTAACATAATACAGGCTTAGTACACGTGTGTAACCAATGAGTTCATTGCAAAGACACAAGAGGAAGATGAGAGCCTTCATCCCTGCGACCCCTGAAAACGAGGAGACCCCTAAAAAGGGGATGGTGGAGTCTGCACAATGGAGGCAGAAATAGGCAGTGATGAAGCCAATGATGTAAATTTTACGAATTAAAAGTAGGAGAGAACAAGAGATGGCCCACAGCATTCAAAGGTTAATTTTATTATGTCTTATTCGTATGGCAGACAGGAGACCAAGTCCTGCTCCATACCCTGCAGGAATGTATCCCAAAGcataaatttgcttttgtattattatttagaaCCAATAAGCTGCTCAAATTAAAATTGTtgctatatttaattttgtttcgggttttttttttttttgtttggttggttgtggttttttttttttttttaattttttttaattggataaTTAAGCAGCGCACTCATTTATAACAGTCCTACCAACATTA is a window of Sylvia atricapilla isolate bSylAtr1 chromosome 4, bSylAtr1.pri, whole genome shotgun sequence DNA encoding:
- the EXOSC9 gene encoding exosome complex component RRP45 isoform X2, which gives rise to MKATPLSNCERRFLLRVIQEKKRLDGRQCYDYRNIRVSFGADRGCCIVELGRTRQSELLVSLNRLLERCFRDSKCIDTESLCVVAGEKVWQIRLDMHLLNHDGNITDAASIAGIVALCHFRRPDVSVQGEEVTVYTPEERDPVPLSIHHMPICVSFAFFHQGTYLLVDPTEREERVMDGLLVIAMNKHHEICTIQSSGVVSLLQEQILRCSKITAVKVAEITELIQKALENDQKARKEGRKFGFAESIPNQRITTFKMESAAVDTNDVEEQAGEIIAKADPPSEVFATPVLHTPGTAQIGEGIESSWGDLEESEKEEAAEEEGESEAAAFECEKVETEDTSTPREAKTSEPIVLSDSEEEEVVILEPQELPRKTRTQTSSKQENPSKKAFNKRRRKKRTR
- the EXOSC9 gene encoding exosome complex component RRP45 isoform X1 → MKATPLSNCERRFLLRVIQEKKRLDGRQCYDYRNIRVSFGADRGCCIVELGRTRVLAQVSCELVPPKPSRPTEGVLFFNLELSPMAAPGLDPGRQSELLVSLNRLLERCFRDSKCIDTESLCVVAGEKVWQIRLDMHLLNHDGNITDAASIAGIVALCHFRRPDVSVQGEEVTVYTPEERDPVPLSIHHMPICVSFAFFHQGTYLLVDPTEREERVMDGLLVIAMNKHHEICTIQSSGVVSLLQEQILRCSKITAVKVAEITELIQKALENDQKARKEGRKFGFAESIPNQRITTFKMESAAVDTNDVEEQAGEIIAKADPPSEVFATPVLHTPGTAQIGEGIESSWGDLEESEKEEAAEEEGESEAAAFECEKVETEDTSTPREAKTSEPIVLSDSEEEEVVILEPQELPRKTRTQTSSKQENPSKKAFNKRRRKKRTR